From the genome of Candidatus Eisenbacteria bacterium, one region includes:
- a CDS encoding TonB-dependent receptor, with the protein MAQPTKGALHAMPSYASRRGGSLNKTPPSLAFVFLAVLSVLFADAAFAQTGTVTGKVTDASGIPQQFANVTILGAQSGGPTNAQGIFTIIKVPVGVYTVRVSMLGFAKQERPGVRVDANKTTNLEFKLTEEVVKMRVVDVAGDLKIAIRKKDSSTKQIVTAQDLHSLPVDSYKDAIGLKAGVISQGGELHFRGGRADEVLTVVNGIASRNPLRAEGVDLGLLAVSSSEQVLGGLDAQYGNALSGVINLTTREGGDKFAGEARYFTDRYGEHDKEFNNFERLSVGLGGPFLFDKTKYYISYEGTYTDTYLRNTTVHNEHRFLDFIRVGLRQANASNISSKLTYNVTPNEKLNVEFIQNNSIDSRYHNRWNRKGFVQVIQDSTAPTDGNVTTRYGHWSYYPVDSSYIPMNTADHLPVVDASYQQVALTWRHVLGSQNGEIYNIRTSRQQWVSLEDVLGRQLWEYMQSPNQYYDPLNRIDGAYYVTNGDYPFYERRHTVTYTLNGDYSRKLGKPIEQGGHPHNIMVGGDINYNDLSFLLAQFPNVLDANGDYGATRDEFQNYNPEGSFFAQDRWEYEGMVLNAGFRYDSFSVGNQISSAEVAHKVKTQWSPRIGIAYPISDRDVMSFHYGRLFQVPDRLYLYQGRNISAEARGNPNLEPQTTISYQLGVQHLFSKEIYGQFGVYFKDIYGLLTTVDQEVPGFAITVPTRVNGDYASSRGIEATVIKRHSHGFSGELNYTYSNSTGTASDPNRALASSGNIRDQYKPTSEQPLEWDQRHTIAATLRLGNEKDWAASFVYQFGTGLPYTRQEREQRRIDPATVNASRLPTTSTLAVQAERFFRVWGQSVTFYLQGTNLLDAENITELQPSLWPNNQINGTSYVTYYSETGRAGGAFLTQDLNGDGREDWFPVNDPRVFQQGRVIRVGVGVQF; encoded by the coding sequence ATGGCACAGCCGACGAAAGGAGCGCTCCACGCCATGCCGAGCTACGCGTCGCGACGCGGCGGCTCCCTCAACAAAACTCCGCCGTCACTCGCCTTCGTTTTTCTCGCGGTTCTTTCCGTGCTGTTCGCAGACGCCGCGTTTGCCCAAACGGGTACGGTGACCGGAAAGGTCACCGACGCCTCGGGTATTCCCCAGCAGTTCGCGAACGTCACGATTCTGGGCGCCCAGAGCGGCGGCCCGACCAACGCGCAGGGCATCTTCACCATCATCAAGGTCCCCGTGGGCGTCTACACGGTGCGCGTCAGCATGCTCGGCTTCGCCAAGCAGGAGCGCCCCGGCGTCCGCGTCGACGCGAACAAGACGACGAACCTCGAGTTCAAGCTGACCGAGGAAGTAGTCAAGATGAGGGTCGTCGATGTCGCGGGCGACCTCAAGATCGCCATTCGCAAGAAGGACAGCTCCACCAAGCAGATCGTCACCGCCCAGGATCTCCACTCTCTCCCGGTCGACAGCTACAAGGACGCGATCGGGCTCAAGGCCGGCGTCATCAGCCAGGGAGGCGAGCTCCACTTCCGCGGCGGGCGCGCCGATGAGGTCCTCACGGTCGTCAATGGGATCGCCAGCCGAAACCCGCTCCGCGCCGAGGGCGTGGACCTGGGCCTCCTGGCCGTCTCCTCGAGCGAGCAGGTGCTGGGAGGACTGGACGCCCAGTACGGGAACGCGCTCTCGGGGGTGATCAACCTGACGACGCGCGAAGGCGGCGACAAGTTCGCGGGCGAAGCGCGGTACTTCACCGATCGCTACGGGGAGCACGACAAGGAATTCAATAATTTCGAGCGGCTGAGCGTCGGATTGGGCGGGCCGTTCCTCTTCGACAAGACGAAGTACTACATTTCATACGAGGGGACGTACACCGACACCTACCTCCGCAACACCACGGTGCACAACGAGCACCGCTTCCTGGATTTCATCCGGGTCGGGCTCCGGCAGGCGAACGCGTCCAACATTTCGAGCAAGCTCACGTACAACGTCACGCCGAACGAGAAGTTGAACGTCGAGTTCATTCAGAACAATTCCATCGACAGCCGGTACCACAATCGGTGGAACCGGAAGGGATTCGTGCAGGTGATCCAGGACAGCACGGCCCCGACCGACGGGAACGTCACGACCCGCTACGGCCATTGGTCGTACTACCCGGTCGATTCCAGCTACATTCCGATGAACACGGCGGATCATCTTCCGGTCGTCGACGCGAGCTATCAGCAGGTAGCCCTCACCTGGCGGCACGTCCTTGGATCCCAGAACGGCGAGATCTACAACATCCGCACCTCGCGCCAGCAGTGGGTGTCCCTCGAGGACGTCCTGGGCCGGCAGCTCTGGGAGTACATGCAGAGCCCCAATCAGTACTACGACCCGCTGAACCGGATCGACGGCGCGTACTACGTGACGAACGGCGATTATCCGTTCTACGAGCGCCGTCACACCGTCACCTACACGCTGAACGGCGACTACTCGAGAAAGCTCGGCAAACCCATCGAGCAGGGTGGCCATCCGCACAACATCATGGTGGGCGGCGACATCAACTACAACGACCTCTCGTTCCTCCTCGCCCAGTTCCCGAACGTGCTTGACGCGAACGGCGACTACGGAGCGACCCGGGACGAGTTCCAGAACTACAACCCGGAGGGCTCCTTCTTCGCGCAGGATCGCTGGGAGTACGAGGGGATGGTGTTGAACGCCGGGTTCCGCTACGACAGCTTCTCGGTCGGAAACCAGATCTCGTCGGCCGAGGTCGCCCACAAGGTGAAGACGCAGTGGAGTCCGCGCATCGGGATCGCCTATCCGATCTCGGATCGGGACGTCATGAGCTTCCATTACGGCCGGCTCTTCCAGGTGCCGGATCGCCTCTATCTCTATCAGGGGCGGAACATCTCCGCGGAAGCGCGTGGGAATCCGAACCTCGAGCCCCAGACCACGATCTCCTACCAGCTGGGCGTGCAGCATCTGTTCAGCAAGGAGATCTACGGCCAGTTCGGCGTCTACTTCAAGGACATCTACGGCCTCCTGACCACGGTGGACCAGGAGGTGCCGGGGTTCGCGATCACGGTGCCGACACGCGTGAACGGCGATTACGCCTCCTCGCGCGGCATCGAAGCCACCGTGATCAAGAGGCACAGCCACGGTTTCTCGGGCGAGCTCAACTACACCTACAGCAACTCGACCGGGACGGCGTCGGATCCGAATCGCGCCCTCGCGAGCTCGGGCAACATCCGCGACCAGTACAAGCCCACCTCGGAGCAGCCGCTCGAGTGGGACCAGCGCCACACCATCGCGGCGACGCTCCGCCTGGGGAACGAGAAGGATTGGGCGGCCAGCTTCGTCTACCAGTTCGGCACCGGCCTACCGTACACGCGGCAGGAACGGGAGCAGCGCCGGATCGATCCGGCGACCGTGAATGCGAGCAGGCTCCCCACAACCTCCACTCTAGCGGTCCAAGCGGAGCGGTTCTTCCGTGTCTGGGGTCAGAGCGTGACCTTTTACCTCCAAGGCACCAATCTGCTCGACGCGGAGAACATCACCGAGTTGCAGCCGAGCCTCTGGCCGAACAACCAGATCAACGGCACCTCGTATGTGACCTACTACTCAGAGACGGGCCGAGCCGGTGGAG